A single window of Nicotiana sylvestris chromosome 5, ASM39365v2, whole genome shotgun sequence DNA harbors:
- the LOC138869125 gene encoding secreted RxLR effector protein 161-like, with amino-acid sequence MKEKVDPTFFKSLVGSLRCLTCTRPDILFAVGVVSRFMEAPTSTYLKVTRRILRYLKDTIDFGLFYSSSNDFNLMGFCDSDYAGDIDDRKSTTGFVFFLGDSVISWSSKKQSIVTLSTCEVEYIAATSCTCHAIWLRRLLKELNLPQIEAAEICIDNKSA; translated from the coding sequence ATGAAGGAGAAAGTGGATCCCACATTTTTCAAAAGTCTTGTGGGAAGTTTGAGGTGCTTGACTTGTACCAGGCCAGATATACTCTTTGCAGTTGGGGTGGTAAGCCGCTTCATGGAAGCTCCTACCTCCACTTATTTGAAAGTCACTAGAAGAATTCTTCGTTACCTAAAAGATACGATtgactttggattattttattcttcttctaacGATTTCAATCTTATGGGATTTTGTGATAGTGATTATGCCGGAGATATTGATGATAGAAAAAGTACAActggttttgtatttttcttgggtgattctgttatttcttggagttcaaagaaacaatccattgttactctctcgacttgtgaagtcgaatatatagcagcaacatcatgtacctgtcatgctatttggttaaGAAGATTAttgaaggagctcaatttacCACAAATTGAAGCTGCAGAGATTTGTATTGATAACAAATCTGCATAG